In the genome of Streptomyces sp. NBC_00259, the window TTCTCCGGTGAACATCACGCCGCCGTCCCCGCCGTCGCCGCGTCGGCCGCTCACCGAGCGCCGCAAGGCCACGACCCGGCTGGAGATCGCGCGCGCCGCCGCCGAGCTGTTCGCCGAGCGCGGGCCCGACGGCACCACGGCCGAGGAGATCGCGGACCGTGCCGGGGTGGCGCTGCGCACCTTCTACCGGTACTTCCGCAACAAGCGCGATGCCGTCGGCCCGCTGTTCGCGATCGGCGCCGAGCGCTGGCGCGTGCGGCTGACGGCGGTCGCGCCCGGACCCGGGCCCGCCACGGGGCCCGAGCTGCCCGAGCTGCCCGAGCTGCTGGAGCGGACTCTCGCCGAGGCGCTGTCGGTGCCGCCGGGTACCTCGGCCGAGTGGCTGCGCTGGACGCGCTGGCTGGTGCGTACGGCGCTGCGGGACCCTGCGCTGCGGGCGGTCTGGTACCGGGTGAACCAGGAGTCGGAGGAGCAGCTGCTGCCGGTGCTGGCCGCGCTGACCGGGCCGGACGCCGAACCGCTGGAGGTTCGGCTGGCCGCGGCGGTGGCCACGGACGCGGTCAGGATCGCGCTGGAGACCTGGGCCGAGGCGGACGCCCCGCCGCTCGCGGGTCCGGGTTCGCCGTCGGAGCTCGCTGTGCGGTGTCTGCGCGAACTGATGGGCGGGATGCGCCCGTTGACGGGCGCGGGGCGGGCTACCGGGTGAGCGAACGGCCCATCAGCACGTCGTCGGCGTAACGCCCGGCCAGGTAGAACTCACCGGGCAGGACACCTTCCACGGCGTACCCCTCGGACTCGTAGAGCCGGCGGGCCGGGGTGTTGTGCCCGAGCACACGCAGGGTGATGCGCGTCGCGCCCTGACGCCGGGCCTCATCCCCCGCGGCCCGCAGCAGCGCCCGCCCGACGCCCTGACCGCGCGCCCCGGCGGCCACGGCGAGGCCCTGGATCTGGCGTACGTGCCGGTGGCAGGCGAGCGGGGTGGGGGCGACGACGCAGATGAATCCGGCGATCCGGCCGTGGCGGTCGTCGTGCTCGCCGCGGTCGCAGCCGCCGTCGCGGTCGCCGCGGGCG includes:
- a CDS encoding TetR/AcrR family transcriptional regulator, giving the protein MTPPSPPSPRRPLTERRKATTRLEIARAAAELFAERGPDGTTAEEIADRAGVALRTFYRYFRNKRDAVGPLFAIGAERWRVRLTAVAPGPGPATGPELPELPELLERTLAEALSVPPGTSAEWLRWTRWLVRTALRDPALRAVWYRVNQESEEQLLPVLAALTGPDAEPLEVRLAAAVATDAVRIALETWAEADAPPLAGPGSPSELAVRCLRELMGGMRPLTGAGRATG
- a CDS encoding GNAT family N-acetyltransferase; this encodes MSEPGTLFSIRPARGCDDAALGELDRATWSTLHSVQARPVPPYGPFFKAHRPEDYLVAETDDGDGRVDHGDHDARGDHDARGDRDGGCDRGEHDDRHGRIAGFICVVAPTPLACHRHVRQIQGLAVAAGARGQGVGRALLRAAGDEARRQGATRITLRVLGHNTPARRLYESEGYAVEGVLPGEFYLAGRYADDVLMGRSLTR